CCCGGCGGCAGCGGGTCGCTGTCGATCGCCTCGTCGCTGCGCAGCTCCGGGGTGGCCACGAAGCTCTCCGTGCCGTCCACCCCGAGGGTGTACGAGAAGTGGGTGCTCCGGAACTCGGCCTTGAGGCACCGCTTCTGCTGTTCCTTGACCCGCCGCCGCGATTCGAGCGCGAGCCGTACCATCCACTCCAGATCGTCGTCCTCGACCTCCATTTCGGGATCCGGGAACAGCAGCTTGAGAAGGCCGGATATCGTCTTATGCACGGCCTCGATGTCGCGACCAGAAAGCGCGCCGCCCCAGAAGACGCGGTTCTGGAGGATCGGGAGTCGGGTCGTGTCGCGCAGCTTCGTCCAGCAGGCGCTCAGGAAGTCGTTTACGAGCCCGAAGTGATCGGTGAGGTGTTCGGCCGGATTGAGCTTGGGAAAATCCCATCCGGGCGCGTAGGAGTGGATGCGGTCGTGGAAGGCGGTGTCGTTGCGCATCTGCTTGGGGAGCGGGCTGAGCAGGTGCCCGATCCGCTGTTGCTGCTCAACCGACACGTCGAAGTTGCCAACCAAGACTAGCGACCCCTCGGCACGGATGCTTTCCTTGCCCCGACTGAACTCCCCCGACGCCATGTAGCCCTTCATGATGTTGACGCCGTCCTTCTGGTCGAAGGAGATCCCCGCGACCTCGTCGAAACAGACGACATCGTACTGGCAGACGAGACCGCGCTGTCCGTTCGCCATGTTGACGAACATCTTCGCCACCGTGGCCTTGCCCCCAGACAGAAGGTGCGAGAACGGCGACAGCTGCTGGTAGACGTGGCTCTTGCCGGTGCCGCGCGGCCCCAGCTCGACCATGTTGTAGTTGCGCTCCACGAAGGGGATCAGCCTCAGGAGGGCGACCCGCGCCGCGCCCTCGTCGAGCGCGTCCGGTTCGAGTCCCGTCGAGCGAAGCAGTAGGCGCTTCCACTCTTCCGTGTTGAAGCGTCGCCGCCCCTTGGCGAGCACGTCGAGCACCGACGGATTCGACATCTGGATCGGGCGCATGGCGGCGATGCTGAAGGGACGGCCCTGTTTCTCCTGGGCGATGACGGGATCGTATTCCAGCGTGACCTCGGCGTAGAAGCCGTCCGCTAGAATGCGCTCGTTCTCGACGACGAACCCGGTGCCGATCCGCACATCCTTGAGGCCCAGGCTCGGCAGTTCGGCCAGATAGCAGTCGTTCTTGGCGTCCAGGCGCGCCCGCACGATGTCGATCAGGCGCACCGAGCCCCTTTCCCGGGCGCGGGACTTGAAGATCTCGCGTTCGGCGGGCCGTACCGTCCGGCCCTCCAACTGGTCCTTCACGATGTCGAGCCCCTCCGCGATCTCGGCCGGTTCCACGCTCGCGCAGTATCGCCCCAACAGGAACTCGACGACGTACGTAGGCACGGGATACTGCCGTGCGTACTGGCGCACCAGATCCTTCCGGACGAGGTAGCCGGGGAAGGCCTCGTTGGCCGCTTGGTCGAGGTCGTCGAGCCGAAAATCGGCGGCGGACGCGGATTCGGTAGGCTCGGTCATGCGGGAGGGTCTCCCGTTCTCGTGTTCCGGTGTGCGAGGACGTGGCCGTCCGAAGCGGTGACGACGAGAACCAGCGCCGCGTCCTCGTGGGCATCGTCGCGCAGGATCAGGCTGGCGCATCCGTCCGCGTCGATGGGCTTCGGACTCGACGCGACGGACTCTCCAGAGGGGGTCCCCAGGCGAAGGTCGGCTGCCGCGCCTTCCGGCGGCGCTTCTACCAAGATGTTGCACCGCATCCGGAGCCACGAGAC
This Candidatus Palauibacter australiensis DNA region includes the following protein-coding sequences:
- the brxL gene encoding BREX system Lon protease-like protein BrxL is translated as MTEPTESASAADFRLDDLDQAANEAFPGYLVRKDLVRQYARQYPVPTYVVEFLLGRYCASVEPAEIAEGLDIVKDQLEGRTVRPAEREIFKSRARERGSVRLIDIVRARLDAKNDCYLAELPSLGLKDVRIGTGFVVENERILADGFYAEVTLEYDPVIAQEKQGRPFSIAAMRPIQMSNPSVLDVLAKGRRRFNTEEWKRLLLRSTGLEPDALDEGAARVALLRLIPFVERNYNMVELGPRGTGKSHVYQQLSPFSHLLSGGKATVAKMFVNMANGQRGLVCQYDVVCFDEVAGISFDQKDGVNIMKGYMASGEFSRGKESIRAEGSLVLVGNFDVSVEQQQRIGHLLSPLPKQMRNDTAFHDRIHSYAPGWDFPKLNPAEHLTDHFGLVNDFLSACWTKLRDTTRLPILQNRVFWGGALSGRDIEAVHKTISGLLKLLFPDPEMEVEDDDLEWMVRLALESRRRVKEQQKRCLKAEFRSTHFSYTLGVDGTESFVATPELRSDEAIDSDPLPPG